The following is a genomic window from Campylobacter magnus.
AGCATTTATTATCGCAGCAGCTTATAGCGCAAAGGTAAAAGACCTAGCTAGCGTAATCGGTGTGCGTGAAAACCAAGTCATCGGCTATGGCCTTGTAGTAGGACTTAGCGGCACTGGCGATGGCTCTAGCTCAAAGTTTACTATCCAATCAATCGCAAATATGCTACAAAGCGTAAATGTAAAACTAAGCCCAAATGATATAAAAAGTAAAAATGTAGCTGCTGTAATGGTAACAGGACGCCTACCAGCCTTCGCTCGCCAAGGCGATACCATAGACATCTCAGTAAGCTCAATCGGCGATGCTAAAAGCCTAATGGGCGGCACGCTACTACTAACTGCGCTAAAAGGCGTGGATGGTGAAATCTACGCTCTAGGCCAAGGCGCGCTAGCACTAGGTGGCTCAGTAGGCCGTGGTGGCAATCACCCTACCGCAGCCACTATCCCAGGCGGCGGCATAATCGAGCGAGAAGTAGCCTACGACATTGCCACAGCTACAAACGCAAGTCTAAGCCTGAAAAACTCTAGCTTTGATACAGCCAAAAAACTCCAAGATGCGATAAACGCTCGCTTTAGCAACTCAGCACTAGCAATTGACCCACGCACTTTGCAAATTCAAAAGCCAGAAAATATGAGCATGGTGGAGTTCATGGCAGCTGTGCTTGAGCTTGATGTGGATTACAGCGCAGAGCAAAAAGTAGTAATTGATGAGCGCACAGGCACAGTAGTAAGCGGTGTGGGCGTAAAAGTAGAGCCTACCATCATCAGCCACGGCGGTATCACGCTAAAAATAGAGCCAAACACTTACGCCCCAGCTGGCGATACGCCAGCTCCAAATGTGCTAGATATCGGCGATAACACGAGCATAAATGCGGGCAATAACACGCTAAATGTAGGCACTGATACCACAGTAGCAAATGTAGCAAGAGCACTAAATAAGCTAGGTGCTTCGCCAAAAGATATAATTGCGATCTTAGAAAATCTAAAAAGAGCAGGCGCAATCCACGCTAACTTGGAGGTGATTTGATGATAGATAATACCTTAGCCATAAATGCTTATAACGCAAGCAAAATAGATGCGCTAACAGCAAGAAACGCTGAAATAGGGAATTCTAGTTTTGCTAGCGAGCTAGACTTGGCTTTAGAAAAAAACACTAAGCCAAGTGCTGAGTTTAAAGCCAATTTTAAAGAGCAAAAAGAGCTAGTAAATGGCATTGATACCAAAGCGCTTAGAGAACAAACTGATGCTTTTGAGAGCTTTTTTGTAAAAATGGTGCTTGATATTGCTATAAAGACTGAAAATCCACTCTTTGGCAAGGACGCAGGAGATGAAATATACGGCTCAATGTATCGCCAGACGATGAGTGAGGCACTCTCAGGTGGATTTGGATTTAGTGATATGATTTATGATTATTTACTAGAAAGGGCTAAATAATCTTTGCTTTTAGCCGATTTAGATGCTAAATATCTTTTAAGGAAAAGCTTATGATTAGCCCAGTTAGCACAGGTGCCAGCTATATCGCAAAACCAAGCGAAACAGCTAGGATAAAACAAGAACAAACACAAGCCAGCCAAGGCAAACTAGAAAAAATCGCCGAGCAAATAAATAAAGGTGAGTATAAACTAGATTTAAAAACTCTAGCAACT
Proteins encoded in this region:
- a CDS encoding flagellar basal body P-ring protein FlgI is translated as MRYIFLLAFIIAAAYSAKVKDLASVIGVRENQVIGYGLVVGLSGTGDGSSSKFTIQSIANMLQSVNVKLSPNDIKSKNVAAVMVTGRLPAFARQGDTIDISVSSIGDAKSLMGGTLLLTALKGVDGEIYALGQGALALGGSVGRGGNHPTAATIPGGGIIEREVAYDIATATNASLSLKNSSFDTAKKLQDAINARFSNSALAIDPRTLQIQKPENMSMVEFMAAVLELDVDYSAEQKVVIDERTGTVVSGVGVKVEPTIISHGGITLKIEPNTYAPAGDTPAPNVLDIGDNTSINAGNNTLNVGTDTTVANVARALNKLGASPKDIIAILENLKRAGAIHANLEVI
- a CDS encoding rod-binding protein; amino-acid sequence: MMIDNTLAINAYNASKIDALTARNAEIGNSSFASELDLALEKNTKPSAEFKANFKEQKELVNGIDTKALREQTDAFESFFVKMVLDIAIKTENPLFGKDAGDEIYGSMYRQTMSEALSGGFGFSDMIYDYLLERAK
- a CDS encoding flagellar biosynthesis anti-sigma factor FlgM, with the translated sequence MISPVSTGASYIAKPSETARIKQEQTQASQGKLEKIAEQINKGEYKLDLKTLATRIADELA